One part of the Halopenitus persicus genome encodes these proteins:
- a CDS encoding transcription initiation factor IIB: MTRPTRQREHDRQRTRHGDERTAEEEEEDGTSADADEVVAEDVDVDDLDPEELTRTADGELIHEETGLIIEEEQIDPGPEWRAFNHSERQEKSRVGAPTTQTMHDKGLTTTIDWKDKDAYGRSISSKKRSQMHRLRKWQERIRTKDAGERNLQFALSEIDRMASALGVPRSVREVASVMYRRALKEDLIRGRSIEGVATSTLYAACRKEGIPRSLEEISDVSRVERKEIGRTYRYISQELGLEMKPVDPKKYVPRFCSELELSEEVQSKANEIIETTAEKGLLSGKSPTGYAAAAIYAASLLCNEKKTQREVASVAQVTEVTIRNRYQEQIEAMGIPN, translated from the coding sequence ATGACACGGCCCACCCGCCAGCGGGAGCACGACCGGCAGCGCACGCGACATGGCGACGAACGAACGGCCGAGGAGGAGGAGGAGGACGGGACGAGCGCGGACGCGGACGAGGTGGTCGCCGAGGACGTCGACGTCGACGACCTCGACCCCGAGGAACTGACGCGGACGGCCGACGGCGAGCTGATACACGAAGAAACCGGCCTCATCATCGAGGAGGAACAGATCGATCCCGGGCCGGAATGGCGGGCGTTCAACCACTCCGAGCGACAGGAGAAGTCCCGCGTGGGCGCGCCGACCACGCAGACGATGCACGACAAGGGGCTAACGACGACGATCGACTGGAAGGACAAGGACGCCTACGGACGGTCGATCTCGTCGAAGAAGCGCTCGCAGATGCACCGGCTGCGCAAGTGGCAGGAGCGCATCCGGACGAAGGACGCGGGCGAGCGGAACCTCCAGTTCGCGCTCTCGGAGATCGACCGCATGGCCTCCGCGCTGGGCGTCCCCCGCTCGGTCCGGGAGGTCGCCTCGGTGATGTACCGGCGTGCGCTGAAGGAGGACCTCATTCGAGGTCGGTCAATCGAGGGCGTCGCCACCTCCACCCTCTATGCGGCCTGTCGGAAGGAGGGCATTCCTCGCTCGCTCGAGGAGATCTCGGACGTCTCCCGCGTCGAGCGCAAGGAGATCGGTCGGACCTATCGCTACATCTCCCAGGAACTGGGCCTCGAAATGAAGCCGGTCGACCCGAAGAAGTACGTTCCGCGATTCTGTTCCGAGCTCGAACTGTCCGAGGAGGTCCAGTCGAAGGCCAACGAGATCATCGAGACCACGGCGGAGAAGGGGCTGTTGTCCGGCAAATCCCCGACCGGGTACGCCGCGGCGGCGATCTACGCGGCCTCGCTGCTGTGCAACGAGAAGAAGACCCAACGCGAGGTCGCCAGCGTCGCGCAGGTGACCGAGGTCACCATCCGAAACCGGTATCAGGAGCAGATCGAGGCGATGGGCATTCCGAACTAG
- the nreA gene encoding DNA repair protein NreA produces the protein MRLDEFVELERNERAERRRLAERKDYAILDHVETFQDRFEESLSGDSLVGSVSPSIFVGRAEYPNVSTGILSPVGREDRADAFRTSGAWYEEGVSIADVFERRTSLLNSNRTTAADSVHDAWDGWLGTQREVAIADRPVDVEIGLDSTPDLDLDVDRGDLGAPVGPSARAREASLGENPHVPRPVKKTLEDDDWRAQGAMTYLYRRGFDVYDINSILSAGALGRGDDRRLVPTRWSITAVDDTIGQYLRGTIRDAQSVDRVEIHRNEYLGNAFWVILAPGRWEYELVEMKAPGSVWNPDPEAGTYLAAAHEGREGRTAYVEETAGAYYAARLGALEHLSDRGRQAKVLVLRHVSDEYWGPVGVWQVRESVRDAFEGEHGTAETFGDAVRGVTDHLPISLGDLRRKSTMAAGLQTDLSSFLRDSDATT, from the coding sequence ATGCGGCTCGACGAGTTCGTGGAACTCGAGCGGAACGAGCGCGCCGAGCGACGGCGACTCGCGGAGCGGAAGGACTACGCGATCCTCGACCACGTCGAGACCTTTCAGGACCGGTTCGAGGAGTCGTTGTCGGGCGATTCGCTCGTGGGATCGGTCTCACCGTCGATCTTCGTCGGCCGGGCGGAGTATCCCAACGTCTCCACGGGGATCCTCTCGCCGGTCGGCCGCGAGGACCGAGCCGACGCGTTCCGGACCTCCGGCGCGTGGTACGAGGAGGGCGTCTCCATCGCCGACGTCTTCGAGCGTCGGACGAGCCTGCTCAACTCCAACCGGACGACGGCGGCCGACTCCGTCCACGACGCCTGGGACGGCTGGCTCGGAACCCAGCGCGAGGTCGCGATCGCGGACCGCCCCGTCGACGTGGAGATCGGCCTCGACTCGACCCCGGATCTGGACCTCGACGTCGACCGTGGCGACCTCGGAGCCCCGGTCGGACCGAGCGCCCGCGCCAGGGAGGCGAGCCTCGGTGAGAACCCCCACGTTCCCCGCCCGGTGAAGAAGACCCTCGAGGACGACGACTGGCGGGCACAGGGGGCGATGACCTACCTCTACCGCCGCGGGTTCGACGTCTACGACATCAACTCGATCCTCTCCGCCGGCGCGCTCGGGCGGGGTGACGACCGGCGGCTCGTCCCCACGCGCTGGTCGATCACCGCGGTCGACGACACGATCGGCCAGTACCTCCGCGGAACGATCCGGGACGCGCAGAGCGTCGACCGGGTCGAGATCCACCGGAACGAGTACCTCGGGAACGCCTTCTGGGTCATCCTCGCGCCCGGCCGGTGGGAGTACGAACTCGTCGAGATGAAGGCGCCCGGCAGCGTCTGGAACCCGGACCCGGAGGCCGGCACGTACCTCGCCGCGGCCCACGAGGGACGGGAGGGTCGAACCGCCTACGTCGAGGAGACGGCCGGCGCGTACTACGCGGCCCGCCTCGGCGCGCTCGAGCACCTCTCGGACCGCGGCCGGCAGGCGAAGGTGCTCGTCCTGCGGCACGTCTCCGACGAGTACTGGGGTCCCGTCGGCGTCTGGCAGGTCCGCGAGTCGGTGCGCGACGCCTTCGAGGGCGAACACGGAACCGCGGAGACGTTCGGCGACGCGGTTCGCGGCGTGACCGACCATCTCCCGATCTCGCTCGGCGACCTTCGAAGAAAGTCGACGATGGCGGCCGGCCTCCAGACCGACCTCAGCTCGTTCCTCCGCGATTCGGACGCGACCACGTGA
- a CDS encoding DUF302 domain-containing protein has product MTLPFDPAEIDGEDFGEEEQLLAMDHEEAIERVRAVCSDAGFGVPVEFSPSELLNEKVDADRDPYYVLGACNPTMADRALDATGGDVGALFPCNMVIQEVDPGTQRVYHVSIMRIARLLGLPEADAAEEMDAIIADTGELVADVFDQLAESEAAIDA; this is encoded by the coding sequence ATGACGCTCCCGTTTGACCCGGCCGAGATCGACGGCGAGGACTTCGGCGAGGAGGAGCAGCTGCTGGCGATGGACCACGAGGAGGCGATCGAGCGCGTTCGAGCCGTCTGTTCGGACGCCGGATTCGGGGTGCCCGTGGAGTTCTCCCCGTCGGAACTGCTCAACGAGAAGGTCGACGCCGACCGGGATCCCTACTACGTGCTCGGCGCGTGTAACCCGACGATGGCCGACCGGGCGCTTGACGCGACCGGCGGCGACGTCGGCGCGCTGTTTCCCTGTAACATGGTGATTCAGGAGGTCGATCCGGGGACCCAACGCGTCTACCACGTGTCGATCATGCGGATCGCGCGGCTCCTCGGGCTGCCGGAGGCGGACGCGGCCGAGGAGATGGACGCGATCATCGCCGATACCGGCGAGCTCGTCGCGGACGTGTTCGACCAGCTTGCCGAAAGCGAAGCGGCGATCGACGCGTAG
- a CDS encoding DUF5789 family protein, which translates to MSEDADEEAPDEPAVELGSGEAVEGQPVTRVASRLVWPKSKSDVIDQEGDARIRTPDGARELADVLEETDETLFDSRGAFVGTVAETVGRGPVATE; encoded by the coding sequence ATGAGCGAGGACGCTGACGAGGAGGCGCCGGACGAGCCCGCCGTCGAGCTCGGCTCCGGCGAAGCGGTCGAGGGACAGCCGGTCACGCGGGTCGCCTCCCGACTCGTCTGGCCGAAGTCGAAGAGCGACGTCATCGACCAGGAGGGCGACGCGAGGATACGGACGCCCGACGGCGCGCGGGAACTGGCAGACGTGCTCGAGGAGACGGACGAGACGCTGTTCGACTCCCGCGGCGCGTTCGTCGGGACGGTCGCGGAGACGGTCGGCCGCGGTCCGGTCGCGACCGAATAG